DNA from Longimicrobium sp.:
CTGTCGCTGGACGCGCGGATCGCGGACCGCGCCGGGAAGTCGGCCTGGATCACGGGCGAGGAGGCGCGCGCCGAGGTGCACCGCCTGCGCGCCGGCTACGACGCCGCCGCCGTGGGCGCGGGGACGGCGCTCGCGGACGACCCGCTCCTCACCGTGCGCGGCGCCGTGGAGCCGCGGGTGCCGCCCGCGCGCGTCGTCTTCGACCTGGACCTGGAGCTGCCGCCGGACGGCCGGCTCGCGCGGACGGCGGGCGAGGTGCCGGTCTACGCCGTCACCCGCACGGGCGCGCCGGCGGGACGGCGCGAGGCGCTGGAGCGCGCCGGCGTGCGGGTGCTGGAGGCGTCCGGTGGGCTCCGCGGCGCGCTCGGAGTGTTGCGGGAAGCGGGGATCCGGTCCATGTTCTGCGAGGGCGGCGCCGGACTGGCGGGCGCGCTGCTGCGCGCGGGGCTAGTGGACCGGCTGTACCTGTTCTACGCGCCGCTCTTCCTGGGCCCCGGGGGACTCGACCCCTTCGCCGCGCTGGAGAGCCCGCCGATCGGCGACGCGGCGCGCTGGCGACGGGTGTCGACGGAGGCGTTCGGCGCGGACACGCTGGTGACGCTGGCGAGGCCGGGGATGCCGGGCGAATGAATTCGCGGCAACAACCACACGAAGTCCGCCTTCGCGGACTGCAAGGCCGCGTCTTGCGCGAGCGGCGGGGATGAGCCGGGGAGAGCCCCGGCGAGGCGCAGTCGATCGAGTGGAAAGCATCGGACGTTGTTCACCGGGATCGTCGAGGAAGTCGGGACCGTCGAGTCCGTCCGCGAGGAGGGGGGCGGCGTCGTCTTCACCATCGCCTGCCGCACGGTGCTGGACGGGCTGGGGCTGGGCGACAGCGTGGCCGTCGACGGGGCGTGCCTCACGGTGACG
Protein-coding regions in this window:
- the ribD gene encoding bifunctional diaminohydroxyphosphoribosylaminopyrimidine deaminase/5-amino-6-(5-phosphoribosylamino)uracil reductase RibD — its product is MSEPTPEDVRWMRRAIALAPRGWGRVAPNPLVGSVIVRDGEVAGEGWHTGYGRPHAEVEALRAAGERARGATAYVSLEPCAHWGKTPPCTDALVAAGVGRVVFAAYDPNPKAAGGGEVLREAGIEVLGGVEEEAARDVNHVFFHLHSAEGAARPFVALKLALSLDARIADRAGKSAWITGEEARAEVHRLRAGYDAAAVGAGTALADDPLLTVRGAVEPRVPPARVVFDLDLELPPDGRLARTAGEVPVYAVTRTGAPAGRREALERAGVRVLEASGGLRGALGVLREAGIRSMFCEGGAGLAGALLRAGLVDRLYLFYAPLFLGPGGLDPFAALESPPIGDAARWRRVSTEAFGADTLVTLARPGMPGE